The Pseudomonas fluorescens nucleotide sequence CTTCGGAGGTTTGCAGTTGCTCCTGGGTTTCTTTCAGCTGGCTGATGTCGCGCACTGCCACCACCAACGCCGGGGTGCTGTCGAGCTGGAAGGTCTCGGCCGAGGTCAGGCCGGTGAACAACTGGCCGTTGCTGCGCCGGAACATCATCTCCAGGTTGCGGATACTGCCTGACTGCAAGCGCTTGAGCAGGTCAGGGCCGACGCCGTCGATCCCCCAGATATTCAGCTCGGTCGCCGTGCGGCCCAGAACTTGCGCCGGGCTCAGGCCGATCTGCTCTTCAAAGGCTTCGTTGACCTCCAGCAGGCAGCCGTCGCTCATTCGGGCGATGACCAGGATGTCCGGACATTGCTGGAACACCGAGGCGAACTTCTGTTCCGACAGGCGCAGGGCTTCTTCGGCGTTCTTGGTTTCGCTGATGTCGATCATCAGCCCGCGCATCACCGGTTTGCGTCCGTGCTCGATGAGGCTGACGATATCGCGCACCCAGAGGCTGCGGCCATCGGCACGGATGACCCGGTAATCGAGGCTGTGATCGCGCCCGGCGGCGGTTTCGCTGTCGCAGTAGGCCTGGGCCCAGAGCGCGTCGTCAGGGTGAATGATGCTGCGCCAGAAGCCTGGGCGCAGCCACTGGTTCAAGGGATAGCCAAGCAGGTCTTCGGCGTGGGGCGAGACGTAGCTGTAGGTGAAGTCGTTGGCATCGGCTTCCCAGGCAATGGCTGAAAGGCTTTCGATCAGGCCGCGGTAGTGGTACTCGCTGCTGCGCAGTTCCTGTTCCAGGGCGATACGCCGGGAAATCTCCGAGCTCAGGCGCCGGTTGACGCGGATCACGGCCGCCAGAATGGCGATCATCAGCAGCAGGGCGGGCAGGCCGTAGATCAGCAGGTCGTACCAGAGCGTGCGGTGATCGAGCACCTTGCCGACCCAACGCTCCTGGATATTGCTGATTTCGCTGGGGCTCATGTCGGCCATGACCTTGTCGAGAATCCCGACCAGGATCTTCTGTTCCCGTGGCACAGCCATGGCCAACTGATAGCGGTAGGGCGTTTCGCCGCTGACGTACAGGCCGTCAAGCTTGAGCTGGCGCAGGCTCCAGATGCTCGAGGCGAGGTCGCCGACTACCGCATCGACCTCGTCGGTAGCCAGGGCCTGCAGGGCTGAACTGACGTTGGGCAGGGCCACCAGGTTGAGGTCCGGGTGGTGAGTGCGCAGCAGCTCATGGGGGGCGTAGTTTTCCACCACGGCGATTTTCAGGCCGTACAGGTCCTTGATAGTGCGCGGTTGCGGGCCGCCTTCATGGGCCAGGATGACAATCGGGAAATCCAGGTACGGGCGGGTAAAGGCCAGAAAACTCTGGCGTTCGGGGGTCGACATGATGCCGGGCAGCAGGTCGAGTTTGTTCTTGCGCGCCTGCTCGAGTACGGCGGTCCAGCTGATCGGTTCGATCGGCTTGAACTGCACACCCAGGCGTTCCTGGATAAGGGCAATGTAGTCGGCGGCCAATCCCTGGTAGCGACCGTCCTGGTCCCGGTATTCAAAAGGTGGCCAGGATGCATCGACGCCCAGGCGCAGCTGCGGATGTGCGCTGAGCCAGGCTTGTTCTTCTTCAGTCAGGGTCAGGGCGCCGGCCGTTGCACTCCAGACGAGCAGGAGAGCCAACAGAAGGGCCGGCATTCGGGGCATAACGGCCTCGTCACACAGGTGGATTGATTCGAGTGTAGACGGGCATTCAAGCGGCGGGGTAGTGGGCAAAGGCTGAAAAGCGCCGTTCGCCGGAAAAGAAAAACCCCGGCCTGGGCCGGGGTTTGTCATCACTCGTCGAGGAAGGAGCGCAGATGCTCGCTTCGCGTCGGGTGGCGCAGCTTGCGCAGCGCCTTGGCTTCAATCTGACGGATCCGCTCACGGGTCACGTCGAACTGTTTACCGACCTCTTCGAGGGTGTGATCGGTGTTCATGTCGATACCGAAACGCATGCGCAGCACCTTGGCTTCGCGTGCGGTCAGACCAGAGAGCACGTCACGGGTCGCTTCCTTGAGGCTCTCGACCGTGGCCACATCGATTGGCGACTGCATGGTCGAGTCTTCGATGAAGTCACCCAGATGCGAATCTTCGTCGTCACCGATCGGGGTTTCCATGGAGATCGGCTCTTTGGCGATCTTCAATACCTTGCGGATCTTGTCCTCAGGCATTTCCATGCGTTCACCCAGCTCTTCCGGGGTCGGTTCACGACCCATTTCCTGCAACATCTGTCGGGAAATACGGTTGAGCTTGTTGATCGTCTCGATCATGTGCACCGGAATACGGATGGTGCGGGCCTGGTCGGCGATCGAACGGGTGATCGCCTGGCGAATCCACCAGGTGGCATAGGTCGAGAACTTGTAACCACGACGGTATTCGAACTTGTCCACCGCCTTCATCAGGCCGATGTTGCCTTCCTGGATCAGGTCGAGGAACTGCAGGCCGCGGTTGGTGTACTTCTTGGCGATCGAGATAACCAGACGCAGGTTGGCCTCGACCATTTCCTTCTTGGCACGACGAGCCTTGGCTTCACCGATCGACATGCGACGGTTGATGTCCTTGATCTCGGCGATGGTCAGGCCGGTTTCGCTTTCGAGGTCGATCAGCTTCTGCTGGCAGGCCACGATGGCGTCGCTTTTTTCACCCAGGGCCGTAGCCCATTTGGTGCTGCGCTTGGCCAGGTCGCTGGCCCAGGTCTGGTCGATTTCGTTGCTCGGGAACAGGCGCAGGAAGTCGGCACGTGGCATGCGCGCGTCACGGACGCACAGTTGCATGATGGCGCGTTCTTGCTGACGCAGGCGATCCAGGGCGCTACGAACGCGCTCAACCAGGGCTTCGAACTGCTTCGGTACCAGCTTGATCGGCATGAACAGCTCAGCCAGATCGAGCATCGCCTTGAGGCTGTCCTTGTGGCTGCGACCGTTCTTTTTCAGCACCTTGAGGGTAGCGTTGAGCTGATCCTGGACAGCACCGAAGCGCTGTTGCGCGACGACCGGGTCCGGACCGCTTTCGACTTCTTCCTCTTCGTCGCTGCTTTCTTCCT carries:
- the rpoD gene encoding RNA polymerase sigma factor RpoD; the protein is MSGKAQQQSRIKELITRGREQGYLTYAEVNDHLPEDISDPEQVEDIIRMINDMGINVFESAPDADALLLAEADTDEAAAEEAAAALAAVETDIGRTTDPVRMYMREMGTVELLTREGEIEIAKRIEEGIREVMGAIAHFPGTVEHILSEYDRVTTEGGRLSDVLSGYIDPDDGIAPPAEVPPPVDPKAPAKADADDDEEEKEESSDEEEEVESGPDPVVAQQRFGAVQDQLNATLKVLKKNGRSHKDSLKAMLDLAELFMPIKLVPKQFEALVERVRSALDRLRQQERAIMQLCVRDARMPRADFLRLFPSNEIDQTWASDLAKRSTKWATALGEKSDAIVACQQKLIDLESETGLTIAEIKDINRRMSIGEAKARRAKKEMVEANLRLVISIAKKYTNRGLQFLDLIQEGNIGLMKAVDKFEYRRGYKFSTYATWWIRQAITRSIADQARTIRIPVHMIETINKLNRISRQMLQEMGREPTPEELGERMEMPEDKIRKVLKIAKEPISMETPIGDDEDSHLGDFIEDSTMQSPIDVATVESLKEATRDVLSGLTAREAKVLRMRFGIDMNTDHTLEEVGKQFDVTRERIRQIEAKALRKLRHPTRSEHLRSFLDE